A portion of the Flavobacterium magnum genome contains these proteins:
- a CDS encoding ABC transporter permease: MEQKKSDDWLFEITPKNNFFKLHLKEVWQYRDLLMLFVKRDIVTLYKQTILGPLWYLIQPLFTSVIFTIVFNNVAGIKTGTVPPFLFNLASITAWNYFSSCLQATSDTFKTNASLFGKVYFPRIIMPLSIVMSNLLKFSLQLIILIAFYVYYVIDGYHIQPNPTVVFFPIIILLMGLLGLGFGMIISSMVTKYRDLTFLVTFGIQLMMYVSAVNYPIALIKAKMPAFSWIVEWNPMAYIIETTRWMLLSTGSFSVNGIIYTTIFSISTFFVGLLIFNKAEKSFIDTV; this comes from the coding sequence ATGGAGCAAAAGAAAAGTGATGACTGGCTTTTTGAAATTACACCTAAAAATAATTTTTTCAAGCTGCATTTAAAAGAAGTCTGGCAATACCGGGACCTGCTAATGCTTTTTGTCAAGCGTGATATTGTCACACTTTACAAACAAACCATTTTGGGACCGCTATGGTATTTAATTCAGCCACTTTTTACTTCCGTAATATTCACAATAGTATTTAATAATGTGGCTGGGATTAAAACCGGTACCGTCCCCCCGTTTTTATTTAATCTTGCCAGTATTACAGCGTGGAATTATTTTTCGTCTTGTTTGCAGGCAACATCAGATACCTTTAAAACGAACGCCTCACTTTTTGGCAAAGTATATTTTCCCCGTATTATCATGCCGCTATCAATCGTGATGTCAAATCTTTTGAAGTTTTCCCTACAGTTAATTATCTTAATTGCTTTTTATGTATACTACGTTATCGATGGCTATCACATCCAACCAAACCCGACTGTCGTTTTTTTTCCGATAATCATCTTACTAATGGGCCTTCTTGGCCTGGGTTTCGGTATGATAATCTCATCTATGGTCACAAAATATCGTGACCTTACTTTTTTAGTCACCTTCGGCATCCAATTAATGATGTATGTCTCTGCTGTAAATTACCCCATTGCACTGATAAAAGCTAAAATGCCCGCTTTTTCCTGGATTGTCGAGTGGAATCCTATGGCGTATATTATTGAAACGACCAGATGGATGTTATTAAGTACAGGAAGTTTTTCGGTAAATGGAATTATCTATACTACAATCTTCAGCATTAGTACCTTTTTCGTTGGTTTACTAATTTTCAATAAAGCGGAGAAAAGTTTCATTGATACTGTATAA
- a CDS encoding ABC transporter ATP-binding protein — MQSESKTILEVKNLSKQYRLGEVGTGTISHDLNRWWHKIRGKEDPFLRIGESNDRSKRGLTEYVWALKDIGFEVKTGEVVGIIGKNGAGKSTLLKILSKVTAPTTGSVKSNGRIASLLEVGTGFHPELTGRENIFLNGAILGMTKKEIASKLSEIIEFSGCQRYVDTPVKRYSSGMTVRLAFAVAAFLEPEILIVDEVLAVGDAEFQKKALGKMQDISQGAGRTVLFVSHNMAAVKTLCTRAIVMEHGKIKYDGNIESALQLYAENSYGRESELVFDNNLVRQGSGKIRFTFFKITNIEGLGTREFSIGDDLVLTFGIRNFSAEVKSEVGIQVKTADDVPIFHIMARDSNYELNHTQVNEEYAIVINDLRLFPGVYTISITSANTTGHEIHDFIENVVSFEVVDGGNYTVRNLPKSFGLFFLNPEWKKIAL; from the coding sequence ATGCAATCTGAAAGTAAAACAATCTTAGAAGTGAAGAATTTGTCCAAGCAATACAGGCTCGGAGAAGTAGGTACTGGCACAATCAGCCACGACTTGAATAGATGGTGGCATAAAATCAGAGGTAAAGAAGATCCCTTTTTAAGAATTGGAGAAAGCAATGACCGAAGCAAAAGAGGTTTGACAGAGTATGTCTGGGCACTGAAAGATATTGGTTTCGAAGTTAAGACAGGGGAAGTTGTTGGGATAATCGGAAAAAACGGCGCTGGCAAGTCAACCTTGTTAAAAATCTTATCCAAAGTTACCGCCCCCACCACCGGTAGCGTGAAATCGAACGGAAGGATAGCGTCACTACTCGAAGTAGGAACCGGTTTTCATCCTGAACTGACAGGACGGGAGAATATTTTCCTGAATGGAGCCATCCTGGGTATGACAAAAAAAGAAATTGCGTCGAAGCTAAGCGAAATCATCGAATTTTCAGGATGTCAGCGGTATGTGGACACTCCGGTCAAGCGATACAGCAGCGGAATGACCGTAAGGCTTGCATTTGCTGTGGCGGCTTTTCTCGAACCGGAAATACTGATTGTAGACGAAGTACTTGCGGTAGGCGATGCGGAATTTCAAAAGAAAGCATTAGGGAAAATGCAGGATATTTCGCAAGGAGCCGGAAGGACTGTGTTGTTTGTAAGTCATAACATGGCAGCGGTCAAAACACTCTGCACCCGTGCAATCGTGATGGAGCACGGTAAAATTAAGTATGATGGAAACATCGAATCAGCACTTCAACTCTATGCTGAAAATTCATATGGAAGAGAGAGTGAATTGGTTTTTGATAACAACCTCGTACGGCAGGGAAGTGGAAAAATACGATTTACTTTTTTTAAGATAACCAATATTGAGGGCTTGGGCACAAGGGAATTTTCAATAGGTGATGATCTGGTCCTGACTTTCGGGATCAGGAATTTTTCCGCCGAAGTGAAATCGGAAGTAGGAATTCAGGTAAAAACTGCTGATGATGTGCCAATATTTCATATCATGGCCCGTGATTCTAACTACGAATTGAATCACACCCAAGTCAACGAAGAATACGCCATTGTAATCAATGATTTACGCTTATTTCCGGGTGTTTACACAATTAGTATTACAAGCGCCAATACTACCGGGCACGAGATTCATGACTTTATTGAAAATGTTGTCTCTTTTGAGGTCGTGGATGGCGGAAACTATACAGTAAGGAATCTCCCTAAATCCTTTGGATTGTTTTTTCTCAATCCCGAATGGAAGAAAATTGCGTTATGA
- a CDS encoding CatB-related O-acetyltransferase → MKFRYILKKIWGKRHIRQEATAVGQLFPNVNLMKNTIVSGVNDIGEYTYIGFNCIVTNAKIGRYCSIANNVSVGVGEHRINRVSTSSLFYSNPFETLTEGNCVIGNDVWLGSNVVVRRGVIIGDGAIVGANSFVNKNVRPYEIVGGVPAKTIRMRFSEEQIAIVSRSKWWEQNPDGAKTAISALEKTGLFETDD, encoded by the coding sequence ATGAAATTCAGATACATCCTCAAAAAAATATGGGGCAAGCGCCATATCCGTCAGGAAGCAACGGCTGTCGGTCAGCTGTTTCCCAATGTAAATCTGATGAAGAACACGATTGTAAGCGGCGTCAATGACATTGGTGAGTACACCTATATTGGTTTTAACTGCATCGTGACAAATGCAAAAATCGGGCGTTATTGTTCTATTGCCAATAACGTGAGCGTTGGTGTGGGAGAGCACAGGATCAATCGGGTCTCAACCTCTTCTTTGTTTTATTCCAATCCGTTCGAAACGCTCACAGAAGGAAATTGTGTTATCGGCAACGATGTCTGGCTGGGTTCGAATGTCGTGGTCAGGCGTGGTGTAATAATCGGCGATGGGGCTATTGTTGGCGCAAATTCATTCGTAAATAAAAACGTAAGGCCTTATGAAATTGTTGGCGGCGTTCCTGCAAAGACGATACGTATGCGTTTTTCTGAGGAACAGATAGCCATAGTCTCACGATCGAAATGGTGGGAGCAAAATCCGGATGGAGCAAAAACCGCCATCAGTGCCTTAGAAAAAACAGGGTTATTTGAAACAGATGATTGA
- a CDS encoding GDP-L-fucose synthase family protein — protein MIDKSAKIFITGHTGMLGSRLLSVLKNDGYTSLITATHTELDLTDQQSVNRFFAKNKPLYVIHIAAKVGGINANINAPASFLYDNLMMQANVIDASRRNDVKKFIFIASSCIYPRDSPQPMKEEYLLDGKPEPTNEGYAIAKITGVKMLETYRKQYGFNGVSLIPSNLYGPNDSFDLAHSHVLSSLVKRFCDAKKQGLNSVTLWGTGVAKREFLHVDDFAAAILYFFERDIPYDYMNVGTGTDISVKELAAVIAQKTDFTGSIKWDSSKPDGMLRKCMDISKMEGQGFSPKIDLTDGIEQVIMNYKKSQG, from the coding sequence ATGATTGATAAGTCAGCTAAAATATTTATTACAGGACATACGGGGATGTTAGGGTCAAGGCTGCTGAGTGTTCTCAAAAATGATGGATACACATCACTCATTACTGCCACACATACCGAACTAGACCTTACGGACCAGCAGTCGGTAAACCGATTTTTTGCAAAAAACAAGCCGCTTTACGTTATTCACATTGCAGCGAAGGTGGGCGGGATAAACGCAAACATCAATGCTCCGGCTTCGTTTCTTTATGACAACCTGATGATGCAGGCGAACGTTATCGACGCTTCACGCCGAAATGATGTGAAAAAATTTATATTTATTGCAAGTTCCTGCATTTATCCAAGGGATTCGCCACAGCCAATGAAAGAGGAATATCTTCTTGACGGCAAGCCGGAGCCCACTAATGAGGGGTACGCGATTGCGAAAATCACCGGGGTAAAAATGTTGGAAACGTACAGGAAGCAATATGGATTTAACGGAGTCAGCCTTATTCCGAGCAATCTTTACGGACCCAATGACAGTTTCGACCTTGCCCATTCACATGTGTTGTCTTCGTTGGTAAAAAGATTTTGTGATGCCAAAAAACAAGGATTGAATTCGGTAACCTTGTGGGGTACTGGTGTTGCCAAAAGAGAATTCCTGCATGTTGATGATTTCGCAGCTGCGATTTTGTATTTTTTTGAAAGGGATATCCCGTACGATTATATGAACGTTGGAACTGGAACAGATATCAGTGTAAAGGAACTTGCTGCTGTTATTGCACAGAAAACTGATTTTACAGGAAGCATCAAGTGGGATTCTTCCAAGCCTGATGGAATGTTGCGGAAATGCATGGACATTTCAAAAATGGAAGGCCAAGGTTTTTCGCCGAAAATTGACCTCACAGATGGAATTGAACAAGTAATTATGAACTATAAAAAGTCACAGGGATGA